One genomic region from Sulfurimonas sp. encodes:
- the ribD gene encoding bifunctional diaminohydroxyphosphoribosylaminopyrimidine deaminase/5-amino-6-(5-phosphoribosylamino)uracil reductase RibD has product MVIDSNFFMSLALKEAWKYQGLTYPNPAVGCTIVGKNNELLAIQAHQKSGFPHAEVMALRDAYINLTNDDKISNITSSKEIHTYLLSNHKNCFKNISLYTTLEPCSHIGKTPSCASLISSLGIKKVYVGFNDINKEASGGNDILQKNGVEVVTSIMQKECEELIQPFNKWQKENFVFFKWAQRLDASMDGGQISCEKSRINVHAMRNVCDLLVIGGNTVRMDRPRLDARLVNGKAPDILIISREKEFDKTIPLFDVGKRKVTIADNFSLLKQYKNIMIEGSSNMLELCKEEVDYHLCYISPTMSSNSSFNSNEYKFKILNLCQVEKDIIMWMKRES; this is encoded by the coding sequence ATGGTAATAGACTCTAACTTTTTTATGAGTCTTGCTCTTAAAGAGGCTTGGAAATATCAAGGTTTAACTTATCCTAATCCTGCTGTTGGTTGTACGATAGTTGGGAAAAATAACGAACTTTTAGCAATACAAGCACACCAAAAATCAGGTTTCCCACATGCTGAAGTTATGGCTTTAAGAGATGCCTATATAAATCTAACTAATGATGATAAAATTTCAAATATTACTTCATCAAAAGAAATCCATACTTATCTTTTAAGTAATCATAAAAACTGCTTTAAAAATATAAGTTTATATACTACCCTAGAGCCATGCTCCCATATTGGAAAAACACCATCTTGTGCATCTTTAATTTCTAGTCTTGGTATAAAGAAAGTATATGTAGGCTTTAACGATATTAACAAAGAAGCATCTGGTGGTAATGATATTTTGCAAAAAAATGGAGTTGAAGTCGTAACTTCTATAATGCAAAAAGAATGTGAAGAATTGATTCAACCTTTTAATAAATGGCAAAAAGAAAATTTTGTATTTTTTAAATGGGCACAAAGACTAGATGCTTCAATGGATGGCGGTCAAATTAGTTGTGAAAAATCTAGAATTAATGTACATGCGATGAGAAATGTATGTGATTTACTTGTTATTGGCGGTAATACTGTTAGGATGGATAGACCTCGTTTAGATGCTAGACTCGTAAATGGAAAAGCACCAGATATATTAATAATTTCAAGAGAAAAAGAATTTGATAAAACTATTCCTTTATTTGATGTAGGAAAAAGAAAAGTAACAATAGCAGATAACTTTTCACTTTTAAAACAATACAAAAATATTATGATAGAAGGTAGCTCAAATATGCTTGAACTATGTAAAGAAGAGGTTGATTATCATTTATGTTATATATCTCCCACTATGAGTAGTAATTCAAGCTTTAATAGTAATGAGTATAAATTTAAAATTTTAAATCTATGTCAAGTTGAGAAAGATATAATTATGTGGATGAAAAGGGAATCATAA
- a CDS encoding ribosome maturation factor — protein sequence MSLESDIKSLVISVDLELYDTAVVSENDETIFRVSVMSSEITDGKRVGVSLDTCVELTHLISPLLDVTPPVSGDYRLEVGTAGIERKLSSLNNFKKSIGEKVSIYTTKKEKVRGLLAKVESSKIFVEVENETVELEFNDISKAKTYFEW from the coding sequence ATGAGTTTAGAAAGTGATATTAAATCGTTAGTTATTTCAGTAGATTTAGAACTATATGATACTGCAGTAGTTAGTGAAAATGATGAAACTATTTTTCGTGTAAGCGTGATGTCTAGTGAAATAACAGATGGTAAAAGAGTAGGGGTAAGTTTAGATACTTGTGTAGAACTTACGCATCTTATCTCTCCACTACTTGATGTTACTCCTCCAGTTTCTGGTGATTATAGACTTGAAGTAGGGACTGCTGGGATTGAAAGAAAACTCTCTTCATTAAACAATTTTAAAAAATCTATTGGTGAGAAAGTATCAATTTATACTACGAAAAAAGAAAAAGTAAGAGGTCTTTTAGCTAAGGTTGAAAGCTCTAAAATATTTGTTGAAGTAGAAAATGAAACAGTAGAGTTAGAGTTTAACGATATCTCTAAAGCTAAAACTTACTTTGAATGGTAA
- the rbfA gene encoding 30S ribosome-binding factor RbfA, with the protein MNNEAEIKIKRTESILLELIPEALGQLNDNRLHDLDIVEVKCSRGRSDAKVYINPSSYSESDKNTYLRQLRKASPIVENFCLKDQGWYRCPKLTFEFDKQFAKSQNIEELFKKIAKDS; encoded by the coding sequence TTGAATAACGAAGCTGAAATAAAAATAAAAAGAACAGAGTCTATTCTTTTAGAGTTGATTCCAGAAGCACTAGGTCAGTTAAATGACAATAGGCTTCATGACTTAGATATAGTTGAAGTAAAATGTTCTCGTGGTAGAAGTGATGCAAAAGTTTATATAAATCCGTCTTCATATAGTGAATCTGATAAAAATACTTACCTTAGACAACTTAGAAAAGCTTCTCCAATAGTTGAAAATTTTTGTTTAAAAGATCAAGGTTGGTATAGATGCCCAAAACTGACTTTTGAGTTTGATAAACAGTTTGCAAAGTCACAAAATATAGAAGAATTATTTAAAAAAATTGCAAAGGATTCATAA
- the infB gene encoding translation initiation factor IF-2, which produces MIEKVKVHEIAKELGIASKDVLKKATDMGLEVKSAQSTVTMEQAEGLANFIMNGEVPSAPTKPAAKVKSDTPKKEEPKQEEVIQETVQEKPVKEKEEVVKEEKVTQEVSKKEETKEPEATDKDVKVEVKKEVVEKKSSIRIISPLAHGKIKRSGLKIVKKKRPKVEENYNLPQKQTTVSSYGKMSDEVLKELAQKKKSRQGSSSNAKKQEQGRRMDIFGGAMNDVSMDMDDQVTLLDLNSTERAPLPVEEPRRPRQPRPAGRNANKKQAPRGRRVSRDKRKKYAKVTQVDEVVTHVEIPEDIRVYEFAEALNRPISDIIKVLFDLGMMMTKNNFLGNDEIEILSEEFEVEVTIIDPKDEFTQEVEDIENDPDATPRAPIITIMGHVDHGKTSLLDAIREAKVTEGEAGGITQHIGAYTVHQKGQAITFIDTPGHAAFGSMRKRGTAITDIIVIVVAADDGVKPQTLEVIKLAQDSGSPIIVALNKMDKETAQPDMVKGQMAEHGINPVDWGGDVEFIPVSAKSGLGINDLLENIITTAEILELKANENALAKAAVVESSLEKGRGPVATVIVQNGTLKVGDYVVCGAAYGRIKALIDENNKQIKTLKPSHTAVVAGLNIVPAAGEIMTAMESEKEAKAYALKRHEYDRHKELSISTKSSLEDMTAMIAEGKLKSLKIVLKTDVHGTLEAIKSSLTELRNDEVKVNIISAGVGGITENDVELVNNSENCVLLGFNVRPTGVVKASAKQKSVEIKTYSIIYQLIDDITGMLTGMMAPKYTEENTGQAEVREVFKIPKGVVAGSVVVDGRLIRGGMVRVIRDGVVHYEGELTSLKRFKDDVEEIGNGYECGVVISGYDDVIPGDILETFRKVEQTVSL; this is translated from the coding sequence ATGATAGAAAAAGTTAAAGTACACGAAATTGCAAAAGAGCTAGGTATAGCTTCTAAAGATGTTCTAAAAAAAGCCACAGATATGGGTCTTGAAGTAAAATCTGCACAAAGTACAGTTACTATGGAACAAGCTGAAGGATTGGCAAACTTTATTATGAATGGTGAAGTGCCTTCTGCGCCAACAAAGCCTGCTGCAAAAGTCAAAAGTGATACTCCTAAAAAAGAAGAACCTAAGCAAGAAGAGGTGATACAGGAAACTGTCCAAGAGAAACCTGTTAAAGAAAAAGAAGAAGTTGTTAAGGAAGAAAAAGTTACTCAAGAAGTTTCAAAAAAAGAAGAAACTAAAGAGCCTGAAGCTACAGACAAAGATGTTAAAGTAGAAGTTAAAAAAGAAGTAGTAGAGAAAAAAAGCTCTATTAGAATAATCTCTCCATTGGCTCATGGTAAGATTAAACGATCTGGATTAAAGATTGTAAAAAAGAAAAGACCTAAGGTAGAAGAAAACTATAATCTTCCTCAAAAACAAACAACAGTATCTTCTTATGGAAAAATGAGTGATGAAGTTTTAAAAGAATTAGCTCAAAAGAAAAAATCAAGACAGGGTTCAAGTTCTAATGCTAAAAAGCAAGAACAAGGTAGAAGAATGGATATCTTTGGTGGTGCAATGAATGATGTATCTATGGATATGGATGATCAAGTAACTCTTCTTGATTTAAACTCAACTGAAAGAGCACCTCTTCCTGTAGAAGAACCAAGAAGACCTAGACAACCAAGACCAGCTGGTAGAAATGCTAACAAAAAGCAAGCTCCTCGTGGTAGAAGAGTTTCTCGTGATAAAAGAAAAAAATATGCAAAAGTAACACAAGTAGATGAAGTTGTAACTCATGTGGAAATTCCTGAAGATATTCGTGTTTATGAATTTGCAGAAGCTTTAAATAGACCAATATCAGACATCATAAAAGTTCTTTTTGACCTTGGTATGATGATGACTAAAAATAATTTTTTAGGAAATGATGAAATTGAAATTTTAAGTGAAGAGTTTGAAGTTGAAGTGACAATCATTGATCCTAAAGATGAGTTTACTCAAGAAGTTGAAGATATTGAGAATGATCCAGATGCAACTCCAAGAGCTCCAATCATTACAATCATGGGTCATGTTGATCATGGTAAAACTTCACTCCTAGATGCTATTCGTGAAGCAAAAGTAACAGAGGGCGAAGCTGGTGGAATAACTCAGCATATTGGTGCTTATACTGTTCATCAAAAAGGTCAAGCAATAACATTTATAGATACCCCAGGTCACGCAGCTTTTGGTTCTATGCGTAAAAGAGGTACAGCGATTACAGATATTATTGTTATAGTTGTTGCAGCTGATGATGGTGTTAAACCACAAACTCTTGAAGTTATTAAATTGGCTCAAGATTCAGGTTCTCCGATTATAGTTGCACTAAATAAGATGGATAAAGAAACAGCTCAACCAGATATGGTCAAAGGTCAGATGGCTGAACATGGCATCAACCCTGTTGACTGGGGTGGAGATGTTGAGTTTATTCCTGTATCTGCTAAAAGTGGTTTAGGTATAAATGATTTACTTGAAAACATTATTACAACTGCTGAAATTTTAGAGTTAAAAGCAAATGAAAATGCACTAGCAAAAGCTGCTGTTGTTGAATCTTCGTTAGAAAAAGGTCGTGGTCCAGTTGCAACGGTAATCGTTCAAAATGGTACACTTAAAGTTGGTGATTATGTTGTCTGTGGTGCTGCGTATGGTCGTATAAAAGCACTTATTGATGAAAATAACAAACAAATCAAAACTCTTAAACCAAGTCATACTGCTGTTGTTGCTGGACTAAATATTGTTCCAGCTGCTGGAGAGATTATGACTGCAATGGAGTCTGAAAAAGAAGCTAAAGCATATGCATTAAAAAGACATGAGTATGATAGACATAAAGAACTTTCAATAAGCACTAAATCTTCACTAGAAGATATGACAGCAATGATTGCAGAGGGCAAACTTAAGTCACTTAAAATTGTTCTTAAAACTGATGTTCATGGTACACTTGAAGCTATTAAATCATCTTTAACGGAACTTAGAAATGATGAAGTTAAGGTTAATATTATCTCTGCAGGAGTTGGTGGAATTACAGAAAATGATGTTGAATTAGTTAATAATTCTGAAAACTGTGTTCTTCTTGGTTTTAATGTTCGTCCAACAGGTGTTGTAAAAGCATCTGCAAAACAAAAAAGTGTTGAGATTAAGACTTACTCAATTATTTATCAACTGATTGATGATATTACTGGAATGCTTACAGGAATGATGGCTCCAAAATATACTGAAGAAAATACAGGTCAAGCTGAAGTTAGAGAAGTATTTAAAATTCCTAAAGGTGTTGTCGCTGGTTCTGTTGTTGTTGATGGAAGACTTATCCGTGGTGGAATGGTTCGTGTTATTCGTGATGGTGTTGTTCATTATGAAGGTGAACTTACTTCACTTAAACGCTTTAAAGATGATGTTGAAGAGATTGGTAATGGTTATGAATGTGGTGTTGTTATTAGTGGATATGATGATGTTATACCAGGCGATATTCTTGAAACATTCAGAAAAGTTGAACAAACAGTATCGTTATAA
- a CDS encoding DUF448 domain-containing protein, which translates to MAKNFKQPLRMCISCREREEQSKLLRLQCIEGSLELHSGIGRSFYLCENCILNEKKVLKALMRQCKSGDRNKFTTKLKEIITDDRKS; encoded by the coding sequence ATGGCGAAAAATTTTAAACAACCTCTTCGAATGTGTATTTCTTGTAGAGAGAGAGAAGAACAAAGTAAGCTACTAAGACTTCAATGTATTGAAGGTTCATTAGAGTTACATTCTGGCATTGGAAGAAGTTTTTATTTATGCGAAAACTGCATTTTGAATGAAAAAAAAGTTTTAAAAGCACTTATGCGTCAATGCAAAAGTGGAGATAGAAATAAATTTACGACCAAACTAAAGGAGATCATCACTGATGATAGAAAAAGTTAA
- the thrB gene encoding homoserine kinase, with product MTISVPATSANLGPGFDSLGLAVDMRNKVEFHPSKFFSVNIKGEGENNPRLKGNNLFVSIFNDHYARLTQKKQNFKFTFYNQIPISRGLGSSSAVIVSAIASAHEAAGIRVSKRRILNHALVYESHPDNITPAVMGGFNAATVEKNKVFSQRKHLPSYLKAIVAIPNKPINTSKARTLLPKSYSKENAIYNLSHTALTVGTFFNEDWEMLKLAAQDRFHQKARMKVLPELFSVQKIAYEAGALMSTLSGSGSTFFSMSYDEDSAAIANKLKQKFPDFEVKILDFDNNGLIIER from the coding sequence TTGACAATAAGTGTACCAGCAACAAGCGCAAATCTAGGTCCGGGTTTTGATTCTTTAGGTTTAGCAGTAGATATGAGAAATAAAGTTGAATTTCATCCATCGAAATTTTTTAGTGTAAATATTAAAGGTGAGGGTGAAAATAACCCAAGACTTAAGGGCAATAACCTTTTTGTAAGTATCTTCAATGACCATTATGCAAGATTGACTCAAAAAAAACAAAATTTTAAGTTTACTTTTTATAACCAAATTCCAATCTCAAGAGGACTTGGAAGTTCATCTGCGGTAATAGTAAGTGCTATAGCAAGTGCTCATGAAGCGGCTGGTATTAGAGTTAGTAAAAGAAGAATTTTAAACCATGCATTAGTTTATGAATCGCATCCTGATAATATAACTCCAGCTGTTATGGGTGGTTTTAATGCTGCAACGGTTGAGAAAAATAAAGTATTTTCACAAAGAAAACACCTTCCATCATATTTAAAGGCGATAGTTGCGATACCAAATAAGCCAATAAACACTTCAAAAGCAAGGACTCTTTTACCTAAATCATATTCTAAAGAAAATGCAATTTACAATTTATCTCACACCGCTTTAACTGTTGGAACTTTTTTCAATGAAGATTGGGAGATGTTAAAGTTGGCCGCTCAAGATAGATTTCACCAAAAAGCAAGAATGAAAGTTTTACCAGAACTATTTTCAGTTCAAAAAATTGCATATGAGGCGGGAGCTTTAATGAGTACGCTTTCAGGGAGTGGTTCAACCTTTTTTTCCATGAGTTATGATGAAGATTCAGCAGCAATTGCAAACAAATTAAAGCAAAAATTTCCAGATTTTGAAGTGAAAATTTTAGACTTTGATAATAATGGGTTAATTATAGAGCGCTAA
- the lpxC gene encoding UDP-3-O-acyl-N-acetylglucosamine deacetylase: protein MYQTTIKKAVELVGIGLHKGIPVRLRLEPLESNSGIVFYRSDIDVAIPLIPQNVVDTKMATVIGKNGTVISTIEHLLSAVYAYGIDNLKVIVDADEVPVMDGSSASYCMLLDEAGIAELDKPKKVMKIKKEVIVQEGEKYVKLSPSPDLNYRFTIKFPHPVINKQEYALHLTKENYKNEIARARTFGFLHEVQYLRSKGLALGGSLENAIVLDDKKILNPEGLRFPDEFVRHKILDAIGDMSLIGMNFVGNYEAMAGSHDLNHKLTLELLKSPENYEVVELVGEKTQELEKAYA, encoded by the coding sequence ATGTATCAAACTACTATAAAAAAAGCTGTTGAATTAGTGGGTATTGGATTACATAAAGGTATTCCTGTTCGTTTAAGACTTGAACCATTAGAATCAAATAGTGGTATAGTTTTTTATAGAAGTGATATTGATGTTGCTATACCTTTAATACCCCAAAATGTTGTAGATACAAAAATGGCAACAGTAATTGGTAAAAATGGTACAGTCATCTCTACTATTGAGCATCTTTTATCAGCAGTATATGCTTATGGAATTGATAATTTAAAAGTAATTGTAGACGCTGATGAGGTTCCTGTTATGGATGGAAGCAGTGCTAGTTACTGTATGCTTTTAGATGAAGCTGGAATCGCAGAGTTAGATAAACCTAAAAAAGTGATGAAAATTAAAAAAGAAGTTATCGTTCAAGAGGGAGAAAAGTATGTGAAACTTTCTCCTTCTCCTGATTTAAACTATAGATTTACTATTAAATTTCCTCACCCTGTAATAAATAAACAAGAGTATGCGTTACATTTAACAAAAGAAAATTATAAAAATGAAATCGCAAGAGCAAGAACTTTTGGTTTTTTACATGAAGTTCAATATTTGCGTTCAAAAGGTTTAGCTCTTGGTGGCTCTTTAGAAAATGCAATAGTCCTTGATGATAAAAAGATTTTAAATCCTGAAGGACTTAGGTTTCCTGATGAATTTGTAAGACATAAAATCCTAGATGCTATTGGTGATATGTCTTTAATAGGTATGAATTTTGTAGGAAATTATGAAGCCATGGCAGGAAGTCATGATTTAAACCATAAACTAACTCTTGAACTTTTAAAAAGTCCTGAGAATTACGAAGTAGTAGAGCTTGTTGGTGAAAAAACTCAGGAGTTAGAAAAAGCATATGCTTAA
- a CDS encoding M23 family metallopeptidase — MRRKKGNSSVSSIAILVLLIVGAVFVYTSEMFEREVPKISLNSNGYWNLKKPLQVDISDLSGIKSYSIVLKSTSGENILHNEKFIDIKSSLLVNINPPRSAYAMKDKTIKIIVKVTDASKWNFLKGNTVTKEFTLKIDKKRPKLEIISHSYKIKKGGAALVIFKVSDDNLKEFYIKTNFGKKFKAQPFYKDGYYISLLAWPVTSKNFKATIIANDYANNNAKMYIPLFLKQKKYKVSKIKLSDSFLKGKIAELGEEFSETQGVENLLEQFKIINEQIRAKNEKLIHDITSKVSDDMISNFKINKMYPLKNAAIVASFGDHRKYSYNGSYVSESYHLGLDMASNAQAQIKPQNGGEVVYSDYNGIYGNMPIIDHGLGLYTLYGHCSAVQITLGDEVIDEEHIANTGKSGYAMGDHLHFGVLIQGIEVRPAEWMDETWMQLNINDIIKNAKNIIDSGE; from the coding sequence TTGAGAAGAAAAAAAGGTAATTCATCAGTATCAAGTATTGCGATACTAGTGTTGTTGATAGTAGGTGCAGTATTTGTTTATACATCTGAGATGTTTGAGAGAGAAGTTCCAAAAATAAGTTTAAATTCTAATGGATATTGGAATCTTAAAAAACCGCTTCAAGTTGATATTAGTGATTTAAGTGGTATTAAGTCTTATAGTATAGTTTTAAAAAGTACGAGTGGTGAAAATATATTGCATAACGAGAAGTTTATTGATATTAAGTCTTCACTCTTAGTAAACATAAATCCACCAAGAAGTGCTTATGCTATGAAAGATAAAACTATAAAAATTATAGTTAAAGTAACAGATGCAAGTAAATGGAACTTTTTAAAAGGTAATACTGTAACAAAAGAGTTTACTCTTAAAATAGATAAAAAAAGACCAAAATTAGAAATAATTTCTCATTCTTATAAAATTAAAAAAGGTGGAGCGGCACTTGTTATTTTTAAAGTAAGTGATGATAATTTAAAAGAATTTTATATTAAAACAAATTTTGGTAAAAAGTTTAAGGCACAACCATTTTACAAAGATGGATATTATATCTCCCTTTTAGCGTGGCCAGTAACTAGTAAAAACTTTAAAGCAACTATCATAGCAAATGATTATGCGAATAACAATGCGAAAATGTATATACCACTTTTTCTAAAACAGAAAAAGTATAAAGTATCGAAGATTAAACTTAGTGATAGTTTTTTAAAAGGCAAAATTGCTGAACTTGGAGAGGAGTTTTCCGAAACTCAAGGAGTAGAAAATCTTTTAGAACAATTTAAGATTATAAATGAACAAATTAGAGCTAAAAATGAAAAACTAATCCATGACATTACTTCTAAAGTTTCTGATGACATGATAAGTAATTTTAAAATAAATAAAATGTATCCACTAAAAAATGCAGCAATAGTTGCTTCATTTGGAGATCACAGAAAGTATTCTTATAATGGATCTTATGTTAGTGAATCATACCACCTAGGTTTGGATATGGCAAGTAATGCTCAGGCGCAAATAAAACCACAAAATGGTGGAGAAGTTGTGTATTCTGATTATAATGGAATCTATGGGAATATGCCTATAATAGATCATGGATTAGGACTTTATACTTTATATGGACATTGTTCAGCTGTTCAAATTACATTAGGTGATGAAGTGATTGATGAAGAACATATAGCAAATACAGGTAAAAGTGGTTACGCTATGGGAGATCATTTGCATTTTGGTGTTTTAATACAAGGCATTGAAGTTCGTCCAGCAGAGTGGATGGATGAAACATGGATGCAGTTAAATATAAATGACATTATAAAAAATGCAAAAAATATTATAGATTCAGGAGAATAA
- a CDS encoding phosphoesterase: protein MNDILKKIVEAKHIVILSNIDNIAGASALYTHIIRLHKKVSLVCREKNCNKEFNLKYSFLPWFDKIKDFKPASADCVIEFDNSCVSLYEYFQKSNMKINSKMATALYSGLLQESESFTNKIVNGTIFAMAKELIECGAQIEICSKYMLKTSTLSSLRLKSKMLGEFLLEDEAKVAVFSLSSEDLKASGARVQDCDEVLKESLKLPTVEMAVLLDIDNKYEMIKIISKEI from the coding sequence ATGAATGATATATTAAAAAAAATAGTTGAAGCTAAACATATAGTCATTTTATCAAATATAGATAATATTGCTGGTGCTAGTGCTTTATATACGCATATAATAAGACTACACAAAAAAGTATCACTTGTTTGTAGAGAGAAAAATTGTAATAAAGAGTTTAATTTAAAGTACTCATTTTTACCTTGGTTTGATAAAATAAAAGATTTTAAACCAGCATCTGCTGATTGTGTAATCGAGTTTGATAATAGTTGTGTGTCCTTGTATGAGTATTTTCAAAAAAGTAATATGAAGATAAACTCTAAAATGGCGACAGCCCTTTACTCAGGGCTTTTACAAGAGAGTGAGAGCTTTACAAACAAGATAGTAAATGGCACAATTTTTGCTATGGCTAAAGAGTTGATAGAGTGTGGTGCCCAGATAGAAATATGCAGTAAATACATGCTAAAAACAAGCACCTTATCTTCTCTTAGATTAAAGTCTAAAATGCTAGGAGAGTTTCTTTTAGAAGATGAAGCAAAAGTAGCTGTATTTAGTTTAAGTAGTGAAGATTTAAAAGCAAGTGGAGCAAGAGTTCAGGATTGTGATGAGGTTTTAAAAGAGTCTTTAAAACTTCCAACTGTTGAGATGGCTGTTCTTTTAGATATAGATAACAAGTATGAAATGATAAAAATAATAAGTAAGGAAATATAG
- the flhB gene encoding flagellar biosynthesis protein FlhB: MADDQEKTEEPTPKKIEDARKEGNVPKSQDASGVITLFIAILAVLMLFPYMANRVLQLFKYYFSLIGTPLDKLFMIDIAIVTVSELLLIIMPLAISVAVAGIIAAVAQFGFLFSPDAIQPKFSKLDPIKGMKNLVSMKKMIEGIKITFKSFTTLGIGFLFFFIFIMELPTVALFSLGDQLDWLKDKAIILAFVMLFIIFIFALIDIIIVRKQYFDGLKMSKQEIKDEMKNMEGDPLIKGKIRQKQMELSRQRMMAEVPNADVIITNPTHYAVALKYEESKRAPTVVAKGMDNIAQQIKKVARENGVHIVQNPPLARSLYSEVDIDKPIPEELFAAVAEVLAYVYKMNQK; the protein is encoded by the coding sequence ATGGCTGATGATCAAGAAAAGACAGAAGAACCCACCCCCAAAAAGATAGAGGATGCCAGAAAAGAAGGGAATGTTCCAAAATCACAAGATGCATCTGGAGTTATTACTCTTTTTATAGCTATTTTAGCTGTTTTAATGCTATTTCCATATATGGCTAATCGTGTTTTGCAATTATTTAAATATTATTTTTCACTCATTGGAACTCCATTAGATAAGCTTTTTATGATTGATATAGCAATAGTAACAGTTAGTGAGCTATTGCTTATAATTATGCCTTTAGCTATTTCAGTAGCTGTTGCTGGTATTATAGCCGCTGTGGCTCAGTTTGGTTTTCTGTTTTCTCCAGATGCAATACAACCAAAATTTAGTAAATTAGATCCGATTAAAGGTATGAAAAACTTAGTTTCTATGAAAAAAATGATAGAAGGAATAAAAATTACCTTTAAATCTTTTACAACTTTGGGAATTGGTTTTTTATTTTTCTTTATCTTTATTATGGAACTTCCTACTGTTGCTCTTTTTAGTCTAGGTGATCAGTTGGACTGGTTAAAAGATAAGGCAATTATTTTAGCATTTGTGATGCTCTTTATCATTTTCATCTTTGCATTAATTGACATTATTATTGTTAGAAAACAGTATTTTGATGGTTTGAAAATGAGTAAACAAGAAATAAAAGATGAGATGAAAAATATGGAAGGAGATCCATTAATAAAAGGTAAAATTCGACAAAAACAGATGGAACTTTCAAGACAAAGAATGATGGCAGAAGTTCCTAATGCTGATGTTATTATAACAAATCCAACTCACTATGCAGTGGCTTTAAAATATGAGGAAAGTAAACGGGCTCCAACTGTTGTAGCCAAAGGTATGGACAATATAGCACAACAGATAAAAAAAGTTGCAAGAGAGAATGGTGTTCATATAGTTCAAAATCCTCCATTAGCAAGAAGTTTATACTCTGAGGTAGATATAGATAAACCAATTCCTGAAGAGTTATTCGCGGCAGTAGCAGAAGTATTGGCTTATGTTTATAAGATGAATCAAAAATAG
- the nadC gene encoding carboxylating nicotinate-nucleotide diphosphorylase, with product MIEKFVKATLAEDVGRGDLYALVEPSIDASAKIIAKSSGVIAGVKYIDVLAKVENFEINWLKNDSDIFEKGEVIATLVGNSHTLLKVERTLLNMLLHASSIATLTRKYVDILKPYDVKLLDTRKTRPQLRVFEKYATKVGGCINHRMGLDDSLMIKDTHLKTIKDLKSYISKAKKQIPFTTTVEVEAETLELAKEAMDAKADIVMCDNMTPELIKEVVKFRDENFSHILLEASGNISLDTIESYAKSGVDAISSGSLIHQANWIDLSMKMD from the coding sequence CCAAGTATAGATGCTAGTGCTAAAATCATCGCAAAAAGTAGCGGGGTTATTGCTGGAGTCAAATATATAGATGTTTTAGCAAAAGTGGAAAATTTTGAGATAAATTGGCTTAAAAATGATTCTGATATTTTTGAAAAAGGTGAGGTTATTGCAACACTTGTTGGAAATTCGCATACTCTTTTAAAAGTTGAAAGAACGCTTTTAAATATGCTTTTACACGCAAGTTCCATAGCAACTCTGACAAGAAAATATGTAGATATTTTAAAGCCGTATGATGTTAAACTTTTAGATACTAGAAAAACAAGACCACAACTTAGAGTTTTTGAAAAGTATGCTACAAAAGTTGGTGGATGCATTAATCATCGTATGGGTTTAGATGATTCTTTAATGATAAAAGACACTCATCTAAAAACAATAAAAGATTTAAAAAGCTATATAAGTAAAGCAAAAAAACAGATACCATTTACAACAACAGTAGAAGTAGAAGCAGAAACTTTAGAATTAGCAAAAGAAGCGATGGACGCAAAAGCAGATATAGTGATGTGTGATAATATGACACCAGAGTTAATAAAAGAAGTAGTTAAGTTTAGAGATGAAAATTTTTCTCATATACTTTTAGAAGCGAGTGGAAATATATCACTAGATACAATAGAGTCTTATGCAAAAAGTGGAGTAGATGCCATAAGTAGTGGTTCACTAATTCATCAAGCAAATTGGATAGATTTGTCTATGAAGATGGACTAG